Below is a genomic region from Ancylomarina subtilis.
TCGAAAGATGGAAAACTATTGTTCTTTATCTCGAATATGCCAGGTGGATATGGTGGGACGGATATTTATTATTGTCGCAAACAAGGCTTTTCATGGGGACCTCCAATCAACTTAGGCCCCGCTATAAACACGACAAGTGACGAAATGTTTCCTTATATCTGCGAGGATGGTTATTTGTATTTTGCCTCAAGCGGACATATTGGTTTTGGTGGCTTAGACATATTCAAAACAACTTTTGAAAAAAACCATTGGAAATACCCTGTAAATATTGGTTTCCCATTTAATTCCTCAAAAGATGACTTTGCTTATATATTCGATTTCAAAAACAAAATCGGCTATTTTTCATCAAATAGAAATGGGAATGATGATATCTTCGAATTTGAGAAAAACATTGCCAAACTAAATACACTTAAAGGTGTCATTTCAAAAATTGGCTCCACGAATCCAATCGACAGTGTTGAGGTCTTTCTTGTCGATCGGAATATCATCTTAGACAGAACCTATAATAAGCCTGACGGAAGTTTTAAATTCAATGTTTTTAAAGATCAAAAATACAGTCTGATTATTCAGAAAAAAGGATTTAAAACCAAACGTGTTTTATATTTCCCACAAAATTTGTCAAAAAACAAAAACATCAAAATTCGACTAGAAGAATCGCCCTGGGCCAACATCAAAGCATTTGTTAAAAACCAGTTTTCTTCGAAACCAATAAAGAATGCAAACGTTGAGGTTGTAAATAAAACATATAGGCTCTCAACATATTGCAATACCGATTCAAATGGCAATTTTTCGGCAGACGTTGATCCTGGTAATTATTACGATCTGATTGTTTCGAAACCAGGTTATTATACGACCGTTTTAAGCAATTATACATATGATGAAATTCTGTCCGTAGACCTCATTAAAACAAAGGGAAATCAAACAATTGAATTACACACGTCTACATTTCACAATGGAGGTTGGCTATTGACTGAGATAACAAAAGGAGAACTAAATAATGTTATCGAAATACTAAACCATAACCCAGATATTCTTATCGAAGTTAGAGCAAGTACAAAGGTCGATAGTGGTAACCGAGAAAATAAAGAATTGTGTTTAAAAAGAGCAACAGAGGCTAAAAACTATATGATTTCTCAAGGCATTCCCGCAAATCGAATCAAAACAAAAGCGATTGGATTCAATACAAGGAGTTCGTGTATTGTTGTGAAGTTGGTTGAATCATTCTAAATCGCACAGGCCTTTTATCATTATTAATATCAATCTATTCTATCAAACATGACAACTTTAATTATAGCTATTACAGCAATTATTTCAATTACGGCTTTTAATAAAACTGAATGGCTTTACCGCTACCAGTTTAACGCCTATCAGATTTTAAAACGAGGCCAGTGGTACAGAATATTCACTCATGGATTTTTACACGCCAATTGGAATCACCTACTGGTGAATATGATTGTTCTATTTTTCTTTGGCAAAGCGCTGGAAAATTATTTTCAATACTATCTGGGAACAAGTACCTTTTATTTTATAGCCCTCTATATTTGCAGCATAATTTTCTCAAGTCTTTATGATTTAAAACGATATGCAAATGACTATAACTATAATGCCTTAGGTGCATCGGGTGCCACATCAGCCATCGTGTTTGCAACCATTTTCTTCGATCCATGGCAACTCCTATATTTCTTTTTTGTAATACCAATTCCAGGTATCGTATTTGGGGTTTTGTATCTCGCATATTCCTATTATATGAGTAAAAAACAAATAGATAACATTGGACATAATAGCCATTTTTACGGTGCTCTGTTTGGTTTTCTATTTCCTATTCTTGTAAAACCAGAATTATTCTCTTTATTTTTGCAGAAGTTATTTTAAAGATTCAAAATGCAAAAGGCTATTTTTCTTGATCGTGATGGGGTCATCAATTCTGATATTGGACACTATTATATTTACAAAGTTAAGGACTTTATTATCAATAAAGGTATTGTGAATTCCCTCAAACGCTTTCAGGAAGCGGGTTATATGCTTTTCATAGTCAGTAATCAGGGGGGTGTTGCAAAGGGGATTTATTCCAGCGACGATGTTGATCAGATTCATGCTCACCTTAAAGCAAAGTTGCTGGAGAATGATATTCGTCTTCAAGAAATCTACTACTGTCCTCATCATGAAAGTGTAGCGAGCTGTGAATGCAGAAAACCAAGCCCCTACATGATTAATCAGGCAATCAGAAAATACAATATTGATATTAAGACATCCTATCTTATTGGTGACAGCAAACGCGATATTGAGGCTGCTGAAGCCGTAGGGATTAAGGGAATAAAAATAGAAGCAAACGAAGATATTTCAATCTATTGCGACAAAATACTAAAGGGAGAAATATAATTATGAACTCACATCAACTTTGCTACAACGGGACATTCTATCCAGAAACTGCAGCTCTGTTCACAGCTGATAACAGAGCATTTCGTTATGGTGATTCATTGTTTGAAACCATCCATTGCAATGGCACACAGATTCAACTCTTCGGTGAACATATGGAACGTCTGCAACTGGGGATGTCGCATTTACGAATGGAAATACCCGATAATTTTTCGCAAACAATTGAAACGAATATCAAAAGTCTGATCACAAAAAATAAATCCTTTTTGGGCACGCGTATCCGCTTGAGTGTGTTTCGAAATTCAGGAGGTCTCTACACACCCAAAACCAATCGCATTTCATTTTTAATAGAGAGTTCAAAGTTAGATTCACCATACTATTATTTGAATAAAAAAGGATTGACAATTGGTCTATTCGATTCTTATAAAAAAGCATCCAATTCCATGTCTGGATTTAAAACGGGTAACTCACTCCCTTTTATTTTAGCAGGCTTGCACAAGGATGAGATGAAATGGGATGATTGCTTATTGCTAAATGAAAGACAAAATTTGGTCGAAAGCGTAAGCTCAAACCTGTTTATCGTTAAGGATGGAATTCTTTATACCCCCTCGCTTGAAAGTGGCGCCATGAATGGCATTATGAGGGAACAAATTATTCAGATAGCATTAAACCTGGGTATCACGGTCTATGATGACTGCATTATGAAACCCGATCAGTTAATGGACGCTGATGAAATTTTCTTAACCAATGCAATTGTCGGAATACGATGGGTCGTGGCCTATGAAGAAAGACGCTATTTTAATCGAAGTTCAAAAATATTAATTGAGGAATTGAATAAGAAGCTTTTTCCCAGTGACTAATTCATATTTTGATCTTTGGGAAAATTGGCCCAGACCTTATAATTCCCACCCAACTGAATCAAAGCCTTTTGCCAAATATCAACATTATCCAGAGCCATAATTTCTTTCATTTCGAGAGAGCTTACCAACCATGAATTT
It encodes:
- a CDS encoding carboxypeptidase regulatory-like domain-containing protein — translated: MNIKLLTTIFVAIVFSLSSSLVSAQNRDLSRGQHLFAKKEYKLAIPYLKKYTQNHNDKSVKRNLIFCYIETNQDNKALILAQRMANASKAEAEDFLNYANLLKKVHKYVEAKEWYLKYSKLKPSDNIVLQHIQACNLINEIIDDSLYIAKPININTQQTDYSTSLYNDGLIFVSGRPNKYSKQINKDKKDHYFNLYFTKKIGSKYAIPKLLSEDLSTKYNEGSASFSANEKFIYFTRNKGTVDINGQAQLNIYMSRFAKGKWDKPELFQYAGDDYSTGHPSISKDGKLLFFISNMPGGYGGTDIYYCRKQGFSWGPPINLGPAINTTSDEMFPYICEDGYLYFASSGHIGFGGLDIFKTTFEKNHWKYPVNIGFPFNSSKDDFAYIFDFKNKIGYFSSNRNGNDDIFEFEKNIAKLNTLKGVISKIGSTNPIDSVEVFLVDRNIILDRTYNKPDGSFKFNVFKDQKYSLIIQKKGFKTKRVLYFPQNLSKNKNIKIRLEESPWANIKAFVKNQFSSKPIKNANVEVVNKTYRLSTYCNTDSNGNFSADVDPGNYYDLIVSKPGYYTTVLSNYTYDEILSVDLIKTKGNQTIELHTSTFHNGGWLLTEITKGELNNVIEILNHNPDILIEVRASTKVDSGNRENKELCLKRATEAKNYMISQGIPANRIKTKAIGFNTRSSCIVVKLVESF
- a CDS encoding rhomboid family intramembrane serine protease, translated to MTTLIIAITAIISITAFNKTEWLYRYQFNAYQILKRGQWYRIFTHGFLHANWNHLLVNMIVLFFFGKALENYFQYYLGTSTFYFIALYICSIIFSSLYDLKRYANDYNYNALGASGATSAIVFATIFFDPWQLLYFFFVIPIPGIVFGVLYLAYSYYMSKKQIDNIGHNSHFYGALFGFLFPILVKPELFSLFLQKLF
- a CDS encoding D-glycero-alpha-D-manno-heptose-1,7-bisphosphate 7-phosphatase, yielding MQKAIFLDRDGVINSDIGHYYIYKVKDFIINKGIVNSLKRFQEAGYMLFIVSNQGGVAKGIYSSDDVDQIHAHLKAKLLENDIRLQEIYYCPHHESVASCECRKPSPYMINQAIRKYNIDIKTSYLIGDSKRDIEAAEAVGIKGIKIEANEDISIYCDKILKGEI
- a CDS encoding aminotransferase class IV, translated to MNSHQLCYNGTFYPETAALFTADNRAFRYGDSLFETIHCNGTQIQLFGEHMERLQLGMSHLRMEIPDNFSQTIETNIKSLITKNKSFLGTRIRLSVFRNSGGLYTPKTNRISFLIESSKLDSPYYYLNKKGLTIGLFDSYKKASNSMSGFKTGNSLPFILAGLHKDEMKWDDCLLLNERQNLVESVSSNLFIVKDGILYTPSLESGAMNGIMREQIIQIALNLGITVYDDCIMKPDQLMDADEIFLTNAIVGIRWVVAYEERRYFNRSSKILIEELNKKLFPSD